The following are from one region of the Salvia hispanica cultivar TCC Black 2014 chromosome 1, UniMelb_Shisp_WGS_1.0, whole genome shotgun sequence genome:
- the LOC125202467 gene encoding DEAD-box ATP-dependent RNA helicase 16-like, with the protein MAKRKRQPESDRKEQQKAEDKPENEKIEQEDKAVVIVEEEQDDDEPSFEDLGLEARLVRAVSKKSIEKPTPIQRFAIPRILAGEDVVARAKTGSGKTLAYLLPVLQKLFADSPSKSNLAPAVFILVPTQELCQQVYSEVTSLIELCRVQLKVVQLRSEMSASELKTSLAGLPDIVVSTPACVRTCLKNGSLQAEALQESLSVLVLDEADLLLTYRYEDDIKALKAYVPKSCQCLLVSATASADVEKLKKLILHNPRILTLPEVGDVKDDIIPKNVKQFYISCSARDKLIHILALLILKLIEKKVLIFVNSIDTSFRLKLFFEQFEIKSAVLNAELPQNSRLHILEEFNAGLFNYLIATDDSQSAEEQNDKETRALKKKSKKHSKKLDAEFGVVRGIDFKNVYTVVNYDMPLTAPGYVHRIGRTGRAYNTGASVSLVSPEEMEIFEEIKSILGENDTDSKYIAPFPWHSKIAAESLRYRTEDVSRSITKLAVRESRAQDLRNEILNSEKLKAHFQDNPKDLDLLKHDKVLSKKEPAAHLRDVPEYLLDATTKEAIKIVKLARAAKGNTGSTNRRGFKGKFKKSRDPLKTFSAEAPKRGRRKGGMKRKGKNQDE; encoded by the exons ATGGCGAAGAGAAAGCGCCAACCAGAAAGCGACAGAAAAGAGCAACAAAAAGCAGAAGATAAACCGGAAAATGAGAAGATAGAGCAAGAAGATAAAGCGGTTGTTATAGTAGAAGAAGAACAGGATGACGACGAGCCGAGCTTCGAAGATTTGGGCCTCGAAGCCCGCCTAGTTCGCGCCGTATCGAAGAAATCAATCGAGAAGCCCACTCCAATCCAGCGCTTTGCTATCCCTCGCATCCTC GCAGGTGAAGATGTGGTGGCTCGAGCAAAAACCGGCTCCGGTAAAACATTAGCTTATCTGCTCCCGGTGCTTCAGAAGCTGTTTGCTGATTCGCCGTCTAAATCGAATCTTGCTCCCGCCGTGTTTATTCTTGTTCCAACTCAAGAGTTGTGCCAACAA GTTTATTCGGAAGTGACGTCGCTGATTGAGCTATGCAGAGTGCAACTAAAAGTTGTTCAGCTAAGGAGCGAGATGTCTGCTTCTGAATTG AAAACGTCGTTGGCTGGCCTTCCTGATATTGTTGTATCAACTCCTGCTTGTGTACGTACATGCTTGAAAAATGGTAGCCTTCAAGCTGAAGCTCTTCAAGAATCACTTTCTGTTCTTGTCCTTGATGAG GCAGATCTTCTGTTGACATATCGATATGAGGATGATATAAAAGCACTTAAAGCTTATGTTCCAAAGAGCTGCCAGTGCCTTCTCGTGTCTGCTACAGCAAG TGCTGATGTTGAAAAGCTGAAAAAGCTTATTCTACATAATCCACGGATTCTAACACTACCGGAGGTGGGAGACGTAAAGGATGATATCATCCCCAAAAATGTTAAGCAATTTTAT ATTTCATGTAGTGCCCGTGACAAGCTTATCCATATCCTTGCTCTCTTGATACTGAAGCTGATTGAAAAGAAAGTGCTGATTTTTGTCAATTCcattgacacgagttttagaTTGAAGCTTTTCTTTGAACAG tttgaaataaaatctGCAGTTTTAAATGCTGAGCTGCCACAGAATTCTCGTCTACATATTCTTGAG GAGTTCAATGCTGGTCTGTTTAATTACCTTATCGCAACTGACGACAGTCAATCAGCGGAAGAGCAGAATGATAAGGAAACTCGtgctttgaaaaaaaaatctaaaaagcACTCCAAGAAGTTGGATGCAGAATTTGGTGTAGTAAGAGGAATAGACTTTAAAAATGTGTACACG GTGGTGAACTATGACATGCCTCTAACTGCACCGGGATATGTGCATCGGATTGGACGTACTGGAAGAGCATATAATACTGGTGCATCTGTTTCTTTA GTATCTCCTGAGGAGATGGAAATTTTTGAAGAGATCAAATCTATTTTGGGCGAAAATGACACGGACTCCAAGTATATTGCTCCATTCCCCTGGCATAGTAAAATTGCTGCGGAGTCCTTGCGCTACAGAACCGAG GATGTTTCGAGGAGCATAACAAAACTTGCAGTGAGAGAATCACGGGCACAGGATCTAAGAAATGAAATTCTGAATTCTGAGAA GTTGAAGGCTCATTTTCAAGATAACCCAAAGGACTTAG ATCTGTTGAAACATGACAAAGTTCTGAGCAAAAAGGAACCTGCTGCGCACCTTCGTGATGTGCCAGAGTACTTGCTGGATGCAACAACAAAAGAAGCTATCAAGATTGTGAAGCTTGCTAGAGCTGCCAAGGGGAATACTGGTTCTACTAATCGCAGAGGTTTCAaaggaaaattcaaaaaaagcAGAGATCCATTAAAAACATTCTCTGCTGAG GCACCAAAGCGGGGCCGCCGTAAAGGTGGAATGAAGAGGAAAGGTAAAAACCAGGATGAGTGA
- the LOC125197622 gene encoding GTP-binding protein At3g49725, chloroplastic: MLRSSLHRRSPNSTLNPSPILSQFPPFSRYFSNSNQDQDETHRDPDAPPRLFVVQPRLRPQTHLKAKLEEALNLANSLEQQRHEFSATESPDNEMPPHLVVQNPAAKSPRADTYFGLGTVETVKCHITNLEDKEEVDAVFVNATLRGIQQRNLERAWGKPVLDRVGLIIQIFNAHAQTKEAKLQAELAALMCKRSRLVRVRGPDGRNTFGGFGGSGEIEVVSARGRASGGRGFISGAGETEIQLQRQRILERKQKLLAEIADVRRTRAMQRAARKRHERLPGQEIPTVAVVGYTNAGKSTLVSRLSNTYLYSDDRLFATVDPKLRSVKLPSGRKVLLSDTVGFISDLPVQLVEAFHATLEEVIEADLLVHVLDSSAPNLDENRESVMEVLRRINVPEEKLQNMIEVWNKVDLLEEKSEMCDLDDEEEEEDIDATCDQHDDNQVINCNDPGDLEEDIYHNHSDDEQESRLSFDDCSNTVNGHFSGEDATAIAADNGSEFQSESSGLLVKTSAVTGVGLQQLLELIDSKLKPCRAVERNSFFHSKWRPPRREDSDIAV; this comes from the exons ATGCTGAGAAGCAGTCTTCACCGGCGTTCCCCTAATTCCACCCTAAACCCTTCACCAATACTATCTCAATTTCCCCCCTTTTCCCGATATTTTTCGAATTCAAATCAAGACCAAGATGAAACTCACAGGGACCCTGACGCCCCTCCCCGCCTCTTCGTTGTGCAGCCAAGGCTCCGCCCTCAAACCCATTTGAAGGCCAAGCTGGAGGAAGCCCTGAATCTTGCTAATTCTCTCGAGCAACAGCGTCACGAGTTTAGTGCCACGGAGTCTCCGGACAATGAAATGCCGCCGCATCTCGTTGTCCAAAACCCCGCCGCCAAGTCACCTCGCGCCG ATACATATTTTGGACTTGGGACTGTGGAAACAGTTAAGTGCCACATAACTAATTTGGAAGACAAG GAAGAGGTGGATGCTGTTTTTGTTAATGCTACTCTTAGGGGTATCCAGCAGCGGAATCTGGAG AGGGCCTGGGGCAAGCCTGTCCTAGATCGTGTTGGCCTcattatacaaatttttaatgCTCATGCTCAGACCAAGGAAGCTAAATTACAG GCTGAATTAGCAGCTCTGATGTGTAAAAGAAGCAGACTTGTCCGAGTTCGTGGGCCCGATGGGCGTAATACATTTGGGGGATTTGGGGGATCTGGAGAAATAGAAGTTGTTAGTGCTAGAGG GAGAGCAAGCGGAGGGCGCGGTTTTATCAGTGGTGCTGGAGAGACTGAAATTCAGCTTCAAAGGCAAAG aATCTTGGAAAGGAAGCAGAAGTTGTTAGCTGAAATTGCTGATGTTAGAAGAACTCGAGCCATGCAGCGTGCTGCACGGAAAAGGCATGAAAGGTTACCAGGACAAGAAATCCCTACTGTTGCTGTAGTTGGCTATACAAATGCT GGAAAGTCTACATTAGTTAGCAGACTCTCAAACACCTATCTTTACTCCGATGACCG ATTGTTTGCAACAGTTGATCCTAAGTTAAGAAGTGTTAAGCTTCCATCAGG GAGAAAAGTTCTGCTCAGCGACACAGTCGGGTTCATCTCAGATTTGCCTGTTCAG TTAGTGGAAGCATTTCATGCTACATTGGAAGAGGTTATCGAAGCTGACCTCCTAGTG CATGTACTGGACTCGAGCGCTCCAAATCTTGACGAAAACCGGGAGTCTGTAATGGAAGTTCTTAGGAGGATCAATGTGCCTGAAGAGAAGCTCCAAAACATGATTGAAGTTTGGAATAAG GTCGACCTTCTAGAGGAGAAATCTGAGATGTGCGAtcttgatgatgaagaagaagaagaagatatcGATGCCACGTGTGATCAACATGATGACAACCAAGTTATCAATTGTAACGACCCAGGTGATCTTGAAGAGGACATTTATCACAATCATTCGGATGACGAGCAAGAATCCAGGCTTAGCTTCGATGATTGCTCCAATACTGTCAACGGACACTTTTCAGGGGAAGATGCGACGGCTATAGCTGCTGATAATGGTTCTGAATTTCAATCAGAATCATCCGGACTTCTTGTCAAAACATCTGCTGTAACTGGGGTCGGCCTACAACAACTGCTTGAGCTCATCGACAGCAAGCTGAAACCATGTCGAGCGGTAGAAAGGAATAGCTTCTTCCATAGTAAGTGGAGACCACCGCGTCGAGAAGATAGCGATATAGCAGTCTGA